The following proteins come from a genomic window of Lycium ferocissimum isolate CSIRO_LF1 chromosome 4, AGI_CSIRO_Lferr_CH_V1, whole genome shotgun sequence:
- the LOC132052200 gene encoding heterogeneous nuclear ribonucleoprotein 1-like, with protein MDFDVTEPRIALYDDEEEQFEEQNEETDQQMGSSETREDIEMTDKVDDRTGHELKHSINESSTGKLFVGGIAWETTEESFRKHFSQFGEITDSVIMMDRISGRPRGFGFVTYADPEIANKVLEEDHIIDGRAVEVKKTVSKEDMHVKGALKTKKIFIGGLPLSLTEDELKEYFSSYGYVVEHQIMLDQITGRSRGFGFVTFDNEEAVEKVLSNGHMHELRGKQVEIKRAEPKRAGVEHASENRLHRGGSSSKSYGGIGGSVEGFGGGYGGKMGRGYGGYGGYEGYSDYGGYGKFAGSYGAGPAGFYPGYGGYGYGFGFGGAMYGAAAYGGGSYGAPAYYGSGTGYGSGGGWNDGGKGGYIGGGNPAGYGGAKGYGSGGSSGGGNGGANAYGNSGANGRFHPYWK; from the exons ATGGATTTTGATGTAACTGAGCCAAGGATAGCTCTTTACGATGATGAAGAAGAACAGTTTGAGGAACAAAACGAGGAAACCGACCAACAAATGGGATCTTCAGAAACCCGTGAAGATATAGAAATGACTGATAAAGTAGACGATAGGACAGGCCATGAATTAAAACATTCAATCAATGAATCTTCAACAGG AAAACTTTTTGTTGGAGGCATTGCTTGGGAGACAACCGAAG AATCTTTTAGGAAGCATTTCAGCCAGTTTGGAGAGATAACTGATTCTGTAATAATGATGGATAGAATCTCTGGAAGGCCACGAGGATTTGGATTTGTCACATATGCTGACCCGGAAATTGCAAATAAAGTTTTAGAGGAAGATCATATCATAGATGGTAGAGCG GTGGAAGTGAAGAAAACAGTATCTAAGGAGGACATGCATGTTAAAGGAGcattgaaaacaaagaaaatctttATTGGTGGTCTTCCGTTATCTTTAACTGAAG ATGAGTTGAAggaatatttttcttcttatggCTATGTCGTGGAGCATCAGATCATGCTGGATCAAATCACTGGTCGGTCCCGAGGATTTGGGTTTGTGACTTTTGATAATGAAGAAGCAGTTGAAAAGGTTTTATCTAACGGCCATATGCATGAACTTCGTGGTAAACAA GTTGAAATTAAGAGGGCGGAGCCAAAGAGAGCTGGTGTTGAACATGCAAGTGAAAACCGGCTACATCGTGGTGGGAGTAGTTCAAAATCATATGGTGGCATTGGTGGTTCTGTAGAGGGTTTTGGTGGTGGATATGGTGGAAAGATGGGTAGAGGGTATGGTGGATACGGAGGATATGAAGGATACAGTGACTATGGCGGGTATGGCAAGTTTGCAGGAAGTTATGGTGCAGGTCCTGCAGGATTTTACCCTGGATATGGTGGATACGGTTATGGCTTTGGGTTTGGTGGAGCTATGTATGGTGCAGCTGCTTATGGTGGCGGCAGCTATGGTGCACCTGCCTACTATGGCAGTGGTACTGGTTATGGGAGTGGTGGCGGCTGGAATGATGGGGGTAAAGGCGGATATATAGGTGGTGGCAATCCTGCTGGTTATGGTGGTGCAAAAGGTTATGGTAGTGGTGGCAGCAGTGGTGGGGGAAACGGTGGTGCCAATGCATATGGAAATAGCGGTGCTAATGGAAGGTTTCATCCTTATTGGAAGTGA
- the LOC132052201 gene encoding uncharacterized protein LOC132052201 yields MEIEGTDGSKTRLKPGSTIEFGRGLGFTSDDKTVSRRQILFEIHKDETKVKFEVVGRNPIWVYSNKAGKVSTFRKFERGEMENGDMFCVSAKKAIWYTLKRIDFDDEDKRGGEKEMEMETQFAESLQSSSCPEGIEFDLEHVDISGIDPVQEFGFLVMGHEFDGYPKKMIREIKNWNWFIEEEQAESDDDEDSDRKGRKGGRRKRKKKGEADDDEWTGESEDEKDLLTRSKKLQGPKYVTRSKDKSNAKRKKPSTQHKARPSEEEYEEDEEEDEEDETLGGFIVDDVEDEPEVGDEEEEEEFDDDDDE; encoded by the exons ATGGAAATTGAAGGTACAGATGGGTCCAAAACCCGACTCAAACCCGGTTCAACCATAGAGTTTGGTAGAGGACTCGGGTTTACCTCCGATGACAAAACCGTTTCTCGCCGTCAAATCTTGTTCGAAATCCACAAAGATGAAACTAAGGTTAAGTTTGAAGTTGTTGGAAGGAACCCCATTTGGGTATACAGCAATAAAGCTGGTAAAGTTAGTACTTTTAGGAAGTTTGAAAGAGGCGAAATGGAGAATGGTGACATGTTCTGTGTATCTGCCAAGAAAGCGATTTGGTATACCTTGAAAAGAATTGATTTTGACGATGAAGATAAAAGGGGTGGCGAGAAAGAGATGGAAATGGAGACCCAATTTGCTGAAAGTCTTCAGAGTAGTTCGTGTCCTGAAGGGATTGAATTTGACCTGGAGCATGTTGATATTTCGGGCATTGACCCTGTTCAAG AGTTTGGTTTTCTGGTGATGGGACATGAATTCGATGGTTATCCTAAGAAAATGATTCGGGAGATAAAGAACTGGAATTGGTTTATTGAGGAGGAACAAGCAGagagtgatgatgatgaggattcTGATAGAAAAGGCAGAAAGGGTGGTAGGAGAAAACGGAAGAAAAAAGGCGAGGCAGATGATGATGAGTGGACTGGCGAAAGTGAAGATGAGAAGGACCTGCTCACGAGATCTAAGAAGCTTCAGGGACCTAAATACGTGACAAGGTCCAAGGACAAGTCTAATGCAAAACGGAAAAAACCTTCCACACAACATAAGGCTAGACCCTCTGAAGAAGAATATgaggaagatgaagaagaagatgaagaggatgAAACACTGGGGGGTTTCATTGTAGACGATGTAGAAGATGAGCCGGAAGTTGGTgacgaagaagaagaggaggaatttgatgatgatgatgatgaatga